The sequence attcttttattgacataataaaataatttttgatggcTGCAAAGTATACAAGTTAAAAATCGACGAAAAGTCTATTTTTTGTCACATGGTTCGTCGGCGGCCAACGAAACGGAGGAATAGTATTTGGGTGCGGCCGAGTAGTATTGAGGCGCGAAGGCCGCAGATGAGTAGTATTGAGGTGCAATGGCCGCAGCAGATGAATAATATTGAGGTGCGATGGATGCAGCAGACGAGTAGAATTGAGGTGCAGCTAAATATCTGGTTGAGGTCGAATAGTATTGAGGTGCGGTGTACGTGTTAAGGTAAGACGAGGCGTATGTCCGTGGGATGTACGAGTACGACGTGGACACGGATGGCAGTGGCAGGATTCTGGAAGTCAGCGGTCTAGTGATTGGAATAGACTGTTGGATGGGCATGGCGATTTTGGACTGGATGAGCGGGGCAGCGGTAGCTAAGGTGTATTGAGAACGGATCGTTGGCATAGCTTCCAATTTCGTGCTGGTGATCGAAGATCCAAGGTTTGCGGTTTTGGTTATCGTCTTCATGGCGATCGGGGCCGGTGAAGCGTTTTCCAGGTTGGCCTGCCATGCGGTCGAGTCAAAAGTCGTGAGCGTGGGACGGAAAGCGTTCAACAGTGGGCTAGTTGCGATTCTGCTCTCCAACTTCAGTGGTGCTGTGTCGATGATGCGAGCGGGTTCGATATCAATCGCGGTGCGCATGATCGGTGCCGGGGTGGACACGGAGACGAACTCTGAGGCCGTGGAAATGATCGGCGATGGAGTCATGGACACGATGCGCGCAGGTTCGATATCAACCGCGGTACGCAGGATCGGTGCCGGAGTCGACACGGAGACATACTCAGAGGCTGTGGAAAGAATTGGTGACGGAGTAACCGACATAATTCGGGCGGGTTCGATATCAACCGCGGTGCGCATGAGCGGCGCTGGGGTGGAACCGGTGACCATGTAACCGGACGTCAGCGGGTCGCAGTCTTTGATCGCGTCCAGCTCGGCGGTGTTTAAGTCATTAGTGCTGTACCCAAGCTTGTACGATGTCAGATCGGCCGAAGCCAACATCATGCAACCAGCTACCAACACCAAACATACCTGAAATACATACAGACAATACGTTAGATatataattggaaaaataaatttaaagtatggTAAAGAGACGCAAAAATGTAGTAtctaataaaatgttgtattcCGAAAATTGAACAacgatattttatacatttttataaaatataatggttgtactgaaatattaaataagtgaacCTCTTgaaagtataggtacttattaagaAACAGGAAAGGCCGACGTCCAACAACGGCAACAACAGATAACGTAATCTGTCCCCctccaatatattatagtataatattatgaaaactctATGATTTATAATGTACGGATTATAATTAGCTTGaaaatttcgtttttttaaacatcaaaaaaaatgaattaaaatacattgtaaaaaaactaacataatttgaatatttttataccataGTAATAAgttaaacgttttaatatttctattaaaatataaaatttttatttgaacatttatCACTTACTTGGATACAATTCATAACTGATATCTTCGCTTGTCGTCGTGTCTTTTACAAGTGTATAAggtcttatattattaagtataatatataacttttgcTGTTGgaatattactatttagtttGTCCGTTGCAAGAGACTAAACACAGAGTATGCTTAGAAAGACAATAGCTGCcgtttatatacctactgctGAGGAACCGCCAAATGATAATGCTTTACGGGAGACTTCGAAAACATGAACACGACCTTGTTACCTTCTTGCAATCGACGACACCTGACAACGTGAAACTGCAACAACACCGGGTTAGATTGCATCATGACTAAAAGTGTTTAGCTTTGCGTTAATTGTTCCAGGCCTCAGGGATGCACGAAACAACGATAATTATTCTAAAACGTCTTTAAACGCGATATGCGCCCGCTAAACCATCAAACatacagtaaataaatattatagtaatatattatattatataattctattttgaaaaaatatttcgagCGCAAttcgtaaatatttatagttatagtaaGTGTAGTAATAAGTTTTCGgttgagaaataaaatatttcgttttaataataatgcatagtGGTTCAAATCTCCGTCATAAAAAGTACGAGTAGCGATATAGTGAGAAAttcaatttatgattttataaatctgcacaataattacaataaattattatgattatgtatgATTATATTCTGTAAATTTATGTACATGTTTAAATAAGCTACTTTAAGAGTTCCACTCTGCCAGCGTGTTAAATACCGTATATtactacaaattatatacatataaaatcaaattaaatataaacaatgatCAAAGTTGtatgtttatactttttgaattCTGAACAAATTTAGTAACCAGTAGATGATACATTTatcaaatatgaataatatgataacaaagTTAAAGAACAAGTAGTTACTTCtgttaaataaactttatttactaCGAAACGTAgtaaaaatgtaacaataataatgataaataaatacaatttaaatgtataatatgcctACATCATTTACGTACAGacaaataaatgcaatttaacaatattttagtaaaatgatttttttaaagtcgTGATAAAACGGATTGACACAAAAAGCATAAAAGGATTGAATTTGTACGattgtacgagtatatatatataccttagcagtttaaatatataggttcaCAGGTTGAATCCTTTTATTGTCATTCACTCATTCAATCCATttataacgaaaataaaataaaaacttcattTCAAACATTtcgtattttttgtaaaaaggaCACACCTTAACtaactataactattttaatatattataagtaaaagtagaatttatagtatttgatgTTCAAATTACGAGGtaccaatattgtattattcaatgATTTCCaaaatcgtaataatttttaaaaatattgaaccaaaaaaaaagcttattataatttatattttataatattaaaaattagtataaatcgAATGTCATAGGATTAATAAGGATTGAAAAAACaagttacaaaaattattttaaatagtacctacgttattatactatgtaaaaataattattattattgtagaaagacgatatttaaaaatgtacaatttctATCAATCATGATTTTCCATTCTGTATTACTAGAAACTCGTAAAACCATtctaaaataggtaatataatattgataaaaaaaattcaccagTTTAGTTAATgatgtaatttattgttataattgtaatttaaacgtcataattcataatttaaatgattgaattgtattataatgccctattttaaatatacagtacTTTTTTGGGTGATTAATAggttattttgtattcaatattctACCAAAACGTGTTATTTCTAGGAACTgtttattttgaacttttataTTGAGTTATTACAAATCTATCATATACCTCACTATCatcatactttttaattttctcgtaataatattataataaattataaagttatacgtaatacgtaatacttatataataactagAAACACAAcccaattttaacaaaatagttaccctattttactttttttttttactaaattgtaatacaacTGGCATAGTATGTTGTGCTTATTCAcagcataattttaattattaagtgagcaatttaagtattaaacaaaaattaattacactttatactataaaaagagattaaaattgttttaaagatTATCTCAATACTTTCTTTattaatgtgaaataaaattatcaaatatggtataatactataatattaatagtatagcatgtatttttaaaatgtataataataataagtttgaattttcgttgtatgatataaattaagtcataactcataagaacAAGTAGAAAAAGgattcaacatttaaataattaactacgaTATGagtgtgtaataaattaaaacactgaTCAGCAATCATCATCACTTTTGACGCAATTTACTATATCAATAACCATAACACTTgatgtttgaaaataatgttattagttGTAATACATTAGCCAGttgtgataaattaatttttcaaatgaattcacacgattaattttaattaatacattttaccaattatacaaaagatttaaaatatgcatttaagcattttaaaacAACTAGAAATAGTACACTAAGTAATTACTCTAATTTTGTTtgctatatttatagtataaaactaaaacatgTGCGTTTTGGCATAATATAGAAATAGGTCCAAGTTGTAACAGTacgttttgtaataatatttagatttattgcGTTTTGCCACACTTTTAAATACTAAGAATAGATTTAACATGGGAAATACGaggttt is a genomic window of Rhopalosiphum padi isolate XX-2018 chromosome 4, ASM2088224v1, whole genome shotgun sequence containing:
- the LOC132929939 gene encoding protein PRRC2C-like, whose protein sequence is MNCIQVCLVLVAGCMMLASADLTSYKLGYSTNDLNTAELDAIKDCDPLTSGYMVTGSTPAPLMRTAVDIEPARIMSVTPSPILSTASEYVSVSTPAPILRTAVDIEPARIVSMTPSPIISTASEFVSVSTPAPIMRTAIDIEPARIIDTAPLKLESRIATSPLLNAFRPTLTTFDSTAWQANLENASPAPIAMKTITKTANLGSSITSTKLEAMPTIRSQYTLATAAPLIQSKIAMPIQQSIPITRPLTSRILPLPSVSTSYSYIPRTYASSYLNTYTAPQYYSTSTRYLAAPQFYSSAASIAPQYYSSAAAIAPQYYSSAAFAPQYYSAAPKYYSSVSLAADEPCDKK